A genomic window from Nitrospirota bacterium includes:
- a CDS encoding glycosyl hydrolase family 65 protein — MTRWSDWSLIYEEFLPDRQRLREALCTLGNGYFATRGAAEEAVADEVHYPGTYLAGGYNRLRSELAGRKIEHEDLVNLPNWLALNIRVGDQPWFDLRIVSILAFHQELDLKRGVLMRMVRFRDDQGRESTLSGSRLVHIRDRHMAALHVTLTAENWTGPVVIRSALDGRVVNAGVERYRDLANAHLQPVTADLWGRDVMGLKVRTTQSELVVAEAARNRLFRHGQPVAAEPRALAEPAYVAQEFSLDLARGESVSFEKVVALYSSRDHAIADCGLEAQTAIARAPRFSDLLDTHVEAWAHLWARFGIHVDLEADHPAHRPVGVLRLHIFHLLQTCSPHVIDLDVGAPARGLHGEAYRGHIFWDELFIFPLLNFRMPEITRALLLYRYRRLKEARAAAVEAGVRGAMYPWQSGSNGREETPMLHLNPRSKRWIPDNSHRQRHVNAAIAYDIWQYYQTTGDMEFLSFYGAEMMLEIARFWASIATYREDLERFEILGVMGPDEYHDGYPDGNRFAGARPALNNNAYTNLMAAWVLWRALDVLDVLPEDRRAELCDTLALGPDERSHWDRVSRTMRIVFHDDGIISQFEGYAELEEFDWVGYRNKYGDIQRLDRILGAEGDSTNRYKLSKQADVLMLFYLFSSEELRELFGRLGYPFEYETIPKNIDYYLKRTSHGSTLSRVAHSWVLLRADRPGSWALLCEALDSDVADIQGGTTAEGIHLGAMAGTVDMIQRGYTGLEVRADALWLNPRLPEPVAGLRMQVRYRGHSLDLLFGQRAVTICACRALAAPIQIGIKGVLHTIQGGETHEFPL; from the coding sequence GTGACTCGGTGGTCCGACTGGTCACTGATCTACGAGGAGTTCCTGCCGGATCGGCAACGATTGCGCGAGGCGCTGTGCACCCTCGGCAACGGGTACTTTGCAACGCGGGGCGCCGCTGAGGAGGCGGTCGCCGACGAGGTGCACTATCCAGGCACTTACCTGGCCGGCGGGTACAATCGGCTCCGGTCGGAGCTCGCCGGGCGTAAGATCGAACACGAAGACCTGGTCAACCTGCCAAACTGGCTGGCGCTGAACATCCGCGTCGGCGATCAGCCGTGGTTTGATCTCCGGATCGTCTCGATTCTGGCCTTCCATCAAGAGTTGGACCTGAAACGCGGCGTGCTTATGCGGATGGTGCGGTTCCGGGACGACCAGGGCCGTGAGTCGACTTTGAGCGGCAGCCGGCTGGTCCACATCAGAGACCGCCACATGGCCGCGCTCCACGTCACACTGACGGCCGAGAATTGGACCGGACCGGTGGTGATTCGGTCGGCGCTTGATGGTCGCGTGGTGAACGCCGGGGTCGAGCGGTATCGCGATCTGGCCAACGCCCATCTGCAGCCCGTGACCGCGGACCTGTGGGGGCGCGATGTGATGGGCCTTAAGGTCCGGACCACGCAGTCCGAACTCGTGGTGGCGGAAGCCGCGCGGAACCGACTGTTTCGGCACGGACAGCCCGTGGCGGCGGAGCCGCGCGCGCTCGCCGAGCCTGCGTACGTCGCGCAGGAGTTCTCGTTGGACCTTGCGCGGGGCGAGAGCGTGTCCTTCGAGAAAGTGGTGGCGCTGTACTCCTCCCGCGACCATGCCATCGCGGATTGCGGACTCGAGGCGCAGACCGCGATCGCGCGGGCCCCGAGGTTCTCCGACCTGTTGGACACGCACGTCGAAGCGTGGGCCCACCTCTGGGCGCGCTTCGGCATCCACGTCGACCTGGAGGCCGACCACCCGGCGCATCGTCCGGTGGGCGTGCTGCGGCTCCACATCTTTCACCTCTTGCAGACCTGCTCACCGCACGTGATCGATCTGGACGTGGGGGCACCGGCGCGAGGGCTCCACGGCGAAGCCTATCGCGGTCATATTTTCTGGGACGAACTGTTCATCTTCCCCTTGTTGAATTTCCGGATGCCGGAAATCACCCGCGCGTTGCTCCTGTACCGCTACCGTCGGCTCAAGGAGGCGCGCGCCGCGGCCGTCGAGGCGGGGGTGCGCGGCGCGATGTATCCATGGCAGAGCGGGAGCAACGGGAGGGAGGAGACACCGATGCTCCACCTCAATCCCCGATCCAAACGCTGGATTCCCGACAACAGCCATCGGCAGCGCCACGTCAACGCGGCGATCGCCTACGACATCTGGCAGTACTATCAAACCACCGGGGACATGGAGTTTCTGTCCTTTTACGGCGCGGAGATGATGCTGGAGATCGCCCGATTCTGGGCGAGCATCGCGACGTATCGCGAGGATCTGGAGCGATTCGAGATTCTGGGGGTGATGGGCCCGGATGAGTACCACGATGGGTACCCGGACGGGAATCGCTTCGCGGGTGCGCGCCCGGCCTTGAACAACAACGCCTACACCAACCTGATGGCGGCGTGGGTCCTATGGCGAGCTCTCGACGTGCTCGACGTGCTGCCCGAGGACCGTCGCGCCGAGCTGTGCGACACGCTGGCTCTCGGCCCGGACGAGCGCTCCCACTGGGACCGGGTCAGTCGCACCATGCGTATCGTGTTTCACGACGACGGCATCATCAGCCAGTTTGAGGGGTACGCCGAGTTGGAGGAGTTCGACTGGGTCGGCTATCGGAACAAATATGGGGACATCCAGCGCCTCGACCGGATCCTGGGGGCGGAGGGCGACTCCACCAATCGCTACAAGCTCTCCAAGCAGGCCGATGTCCTCATGCTCTTCTACCTGTTCTCATCCGAGGAATTGCGTGAGTTGTTCGGCCGGTTGGGATACCCCTTTGAATACGAGACGATTCCCAAAAACATCGATTACTACCTGAAGCGGACTTCTCACGGTTCCACGCTCAGCCGCGTGGCGCACTCGTGGGTCTTACTGCGAGCAGACCGCCCTGGGTCCTGGGCGCTCCTCTGCGAGGCCTTGGACAGCGACGTCGCGGATATCCAAGGCGGAACCACCGCGGAGGGCATTCACCTCGGCGCCATGGCTGGCACCGTGGACATGATTCAGCGCGGGTATACCGGCCTCGAAGTGCGGGCGGACGCGTTGTGGCTCAATCCGCGGTTGCCCGAGCCGGTCGCCGGGTTGCGGATGCAAGTGCGCTATCGGGGGCACAGTCTTGACCTTCTGTTCGGCCAGCGCGCGGTAACCATCTGCGCCTGCCGCGCGCTGGCGGCCCCGATCCAGATCGGCATCAAGGGAGTCCTCCACACGATCCAAGGAGGTGAAACACATGAATTCCCGTTGTGA
- a CDS encoding universal stress protein, which translates to MNILLAVDGSEHAAWATALLSALPLAKAPTITVLHVVEPLPEVRAMLTPTERHAYSTALREQVAEKRERGHALVKRPLERLRKRWTRVRAVVEEGPAADTILATAKRRKAELIVVGSRGLGHLQRFVMGSVSHRVTTYAPCSVLVVKEPPRHLKNVLMALDGSPYAADAAAFVGAMLARRQIRATAVCVWEFPDRIPVPASAKALVRERCARVMRRAGLADHVEFATGRPANEIARIARRKHAGLVVVGSRGLTGLKRFLLGTVSHEVILQSPASVLVFRR; encoded by the coding sequence ATGAATATTCTCCTTGCCGTCGACGGTTCAGAACACGCCGCGTGGGCGACCGCTCTGTTGTCGGCCCTTCCGCTGGCGAAGGCGCCGACGATCACCGTGCTCCATGTGGTCGAACCCCTGCCCGAGGTCCGCGCCATGTTGACCCCGACGGAGCGGCACGCATACAGCACCGCCTTGCGTGAGCAGGTCGCAGAAAAACGCGAGCGCGGGCACGCGCTCGTGAAACGACCGCTGGAACGTCTTCGCAAACGATGGACACGGGTCCGAGCCGTGGTTGAGGAAGGGCCCGCGGCGGACACGATTCTTGCCACCGCGAAACGGCGGAAGGCGGAGCTCATCGTGGTGGGATCGCGAGGGCTCGGGCACCTCCAGAGATTTGTCATGGGCAGCGTCTCCCATCGGGTGACCACCTACGCCCCCTGTTCGGTCCTCGTCGTCAAAGAGCCGCCGAGACACCTGAAGAACGTGCTCATGGCGCTCGATGGCTCGCCGTACGCCGCGGACGCCGCCGCCTTCGTCGGAGCGATGCTCGCAAGGCGGCAGATTCGCGCCACCGCGGTGTGCGTGTGGGAATTCCCCGATCGCATACCGGTGCCCGCGTCGGCCAAGGCCCTTGTCAGAGAGCGTTGCGCCAGAGTCATGCGCCGCGCCGGCCTCGCGGACCACGTCGAGTTCGCGACTGGCCGTCCTGCGAACGAGATCGCGCGGATCGCCCGACGCAAGCACGCGGGGCTGGTGGTCGTCGGCTCCAGGGGACTGACCGGCCTGAAACGCTTCCTGCTCGGCACCGTTTCCCACGAAGTGATCCTGCAGAGTCCGGCGTCGGTCTTGGTGTTTCGGCGTTGA
- the treZ gene encoding malto-oligosyltrehalose trehalohydrolase: protein MTAWTLDLGAGVQGPSAVRFRVWAPRAATIGVRLIGGSRPVVSLAPAGDGYFEGLVADVAPGSRYWYVLDGRVERPDPASRFQPEGVHGPSEVVDPKAFQWSDARWRGLPLDRMIIYELHVGTFSAQGTFDAIIPHLDYLRTELGVTAIELMPVAQFPGTRNWGYDGTYPFAPQASYGGPNGLKRLIDACHAKDLAVILDVVYNHLGPEGNYLADFAPYFTDRYRTPWGQAINYDGPDSDQVRHYIVSNALYWITEYHVDALRLDAIHGIFDFGARHILEELGDAVHAQAEGLGRIVPVIAESDLNDVRVIAPRAEGGYGLDGQWNDDFHHALHTVLTGERRGYYQDFGRIEQLASAIREGFVYSGQRSVFRRRRHGSSSRNRPPFQLVVSAQNHDQVGNRAQGDRLGTLIPHEALRVAAAALLLGPNVPLLFMGEEYAETAPFQYFVSHGDPALVEAVRRGRAEEFASFGWAGEIPDPQSPGTFERSRLTRDRPRTRQQEALLCWYRALIALRVSIPALGAGQTARHTVWTRESDRLLIVHRRGPDGSAALVILGFSPTPTTLTLHEPVGAWRRHLDAGDAMFGGKGTSPSLSTVRITSDGVSAEVSGYPAFVFLPA from the coding sequence TTGACGGCGTGGACCCTGGATCTAGGGGCGGGTGTTCAGGGCCCGTCGGCGGTTCGTTTCCGGGTGTGGGCGCCTCGGGCAGCCACCATCGGTGTCCGGCTCATCGGCGGCAGCCGTCCGGTCGTTTCCCTGGCTCCCGCCGGTGATGGGTACTTCGAAGGCCTCGTGGCCGACGTGGCGCCCGGGTCCCGGTACTGGTATGTGCTTGACGGCCGCGTGGAGCGGCCCGATCCCGCCTCCCGATTCCAACCCGAGGGCGTGCACGGTCCGTCCGAAGTCGTCGATCCGAAGGCGTTCCAATGGTCGGACGCCCGTTGGCGCGGTCTCCCGCTGGACCGCATGATTATCTATGAGCTGCACGTCGGGACGTTTTCGGCCCAAGGCACGTTCGACGCGATCATCCCTCATTTGGACTACCTTCGGACCGAACTCGGCGTAACCGCAATCGAGCTGATGCCGGTGGCGCAGTTTCCCGGTACGCGGAACTGGGGGTACGACGGCACCTACCCGTTTGCGCCGCAGGCAAGCTACGGCGGCCCCAACGGCCTCAAGCGGCTAATCGACGCGTGCCACGCCAAGGATTTGGCCGTGATCCTCGACGTGGTTTACAATCACCTGGGCCCGGAGGGAAACTACCTCGCGGATTTCGCCCCCTACTTTACCGACCGCTATCGCACCCCTTGGGGTCAGGCCATCAACTACGACGGACCCGACAGCGATCAGGTTCGCCACTACATCGTGAGCAACGCGCTGTATTGGATCACCGAGTACCACGTGGACGCCTTGCGCCTGGACGCAATTCACGGCATCTTCGATTTTGGCGCGCGGCACATCCTGGAGGAACTTGGCGATGCCGTGCACGCGCAAGCCGAAGGACTGGGCCGGATCGTTCCGGTGATCGCGGAGAGCGACCTCAACGACGTCCGTGTCATCGCGCCCCGAGCCGAAGGCGGTTACGGTCTGGACGGGCAATGGAACGACGATTTTCATCATGCATTGCACACCGTCCTGACCGGCGAACGGAGGGGCTACTACCAGGACTTCGGCCGGATCGAACAGCTTGCGTCCGCAATCCGAGAAGGGTTCGTGTATTCGGGTCAGCGGTCGGTCTTCAGACGCCGTCGCCACGGAAGTTCCTCGCGCAATCGGCCGCCCTTCCAACTAGTGGTCTCCGCGCAAAACCACGACCAGGTCGGAAACCGCGCCCAGGGTGATCGCCTCGGCACGTTGATCCCCCACGAGGCGCTGAGGGTCGCGGCGGCCGCGCTCTTGTTGGGGCCGAACGTTCCGCTGCTGTTCATGGGCGAGGAGTACGCCGAGACCGCCCCGTTTCAGTACTTTGTGAGCCACGGCGATCCCGCCCTCGTCGAAGCGGTCCGACGCGGTCGAGCGGAGGAGTTCGCCTCGTTCGGGTGGGCCGGCGAGATCCCGGACCCGCAAAGCCCCGGCACGTTCGAGCGCTCCCGACTCACACGCGACCGTCCGCGCACTCGCCAGCAGGAGGCCCTGCTCTGCTGGTATCGCGCGCTAATCGCCCTTCGCGTCTCCATCCCGGCGCTCGGCGCCGGGCAGACGGCGAGGCACACGGTCTGGACGCGGGAATCGGACCGTCTGCTGATCGTTCACCGGCGAGGCCCAGACGGATCAGCGGCCCTCGTGATTCTGGGGTTCTCTCCCACGCCCACCACGCTGACGCTCCACGAACCGGTTGGTGCCTGGCGCCGACACCTGGACGCCGGAGATGCCATGTTCGGCGGCAAAGGGACGTCCCCCTCGTTGTCCACGGTGCGTATCACCTCCGACGGGGTGTCGGCCGAAGTGAGCGGCTATCCAGCCTTCGTGTTCCTCCCGGCGTAG
- a CDS encoding sodium:calcium antiporter: MLLAFGIFALSAAVIVYAGTKLTRYGDQIADITGLGGLWIGVVLMASATSLPEILTDVSAALMNAPDIAAGDLFGSSMANMLILGIIDLMHRQKRLWQQAAFEHALSAGLAMVLTSLAAFFVLYGVNVKHAGVGLGSLVLLVLYIFGMRVVFRQESLKRRQREQEKVAEAHAGEAPKQPRKREGLRKAGVGFGLSALALLVAAPFLAGSATAIAEQSGITETFVGTSLVGITTSLPELVTTIAAVRLGAFDLAVGNLFGSNAFNMAAFFFVDLAFLEGPVFQAVSDAHALTALWSILLMNIALMGIIYRVEKRYLLIEPDSFLIILGYCLGLWLLFQ, translated from the coding sequence ATGCTGTTAGCCTTCGGGATCTTCGCGCTGAGTGCGGCGGTCATCGTGTATGCCGGGACGAAGTTGACCCGGTACGGGGATCAGATTGCGGACATCACGGGACTGGGCGGCTTATGGATCGGCGTGGTGTTGATGGCATCGGCGACGTCGCTGCCGGAGATTCTGACCGACGTGAGCGCCGCGTTGATGAATGCGCCGGATATCGCGGCCGGGGATCTGTTCGGCAGTAGTATGGCGAACATGCTCATCTTGGGCATCATCGACTTGATGCACCGGCAAAAACGGCTCTGGCAGCAGGCGGCCTTCGAGCACGCCCTGAGCGCGGGACTTGCGATGGTTCTGACCAGCCTGGCCGCATTCTTCGTGCTCTACGGCGTCAACGTCAAGCATGCTGGCGTCGGCCTGGGGAGTCTGGTGTTGTTGGTCTTGTATATTTTCGGCATGCGAGTCGTCTTCAGGCAGGAGAGCCTCAAGCGCCGGCAGCGGGAGCAAGAGAAGGTTGCGGAGGCGCATGCCGGTGAAGCCCCCAAGCAACCGCGCAAACGTGAAGGTCTTCGCAAAGCCGGCGTCGGTTTCGGCCTGTCGGCTCTCGCGCTGCTGGTCGCCGCGCCGTTCTTGGCCGGATCAGCCACCGCGATTGCCGAACAGTCCGGCATTACGGAGACGTTTGTCGGCACATCCTTGGTCGGCATCACCACGTCGTTACCGGAACTGGTCACAACCATCGCCGCGGTGCGGTTGGGGGCCTTTGATCTGGCGGTAGGCAATCTCTTCGGAAGCAATGCCTTCAACATGGCGGCCTTTTTTTTCGTGGATCTCGCGTTTTTGGAAGGCCCCGTGTTCCAAGCCGTGTCCGATGCGCATGCGCTGACCGCCTTGTGGAGCATACTTCTCATGAACATCGCGTTGATGGGGATCATCTACCGCGTGGAAAAGCGCTATCTGTTGATCGAACCCGACAGCTTTCTCATTATCCTCGGCTACTGTCTCGGACTCTGGCTGCTGTTTCAGTGA
- a CDS encoding YtxH domain-containing protein, which translates to MSDRHNDFGCVGTAFLLGGAIGAAVALLFAPRSGEETREEIRKFYDRSRSRMGELQEDVTDRIGRLVDEIQEKTNELVASGKAMAEERKRDLQEAIAIAKRALEEERALLRRIRERGRADVE; encoded by the coding sequence ATGTCGGACCGCCACAACGACTTCGGGTGTGTGGGAACCGCGTTCTTGCTTGGGGGCGCCATCGGCGCTGCGGTGGCGTTGCTGTTCGCGCCACGCTCCGGCGAAGAAACGCGGGAGGAGATCCGCAAGTTTTACGATCGCTCCCGATCCCGCATGGGAGAACTGCAGGAAGACGTGACCGACCGGATCGGGCGGCTTGTCGACGAGATTCAGGAAAAGACGAACGAACTGGTCGCCAGCGGCAAGGCCATGGCTGAAGAGCGCAAGCGGGATCTTCAGGAGGCCATCGCCATCGCGAAGCGGGCGCTTGAAGAGGAGCGCGCGCTCCTCCGTCGAATCCGCGAGCGCGGTCGAGCCGACGTCGAGTAG
- the otsB gene encoding trehalose-phosphatase, with amino-acid sequence MSDATIPAKAVIDLRRFDALLVDLDGVVTKTAAVHAAAWKQLFDEYLRRRAESGTEVFVPFDIEADYRRLVDGKPRADGVRSFLASRAISVPDGSPDDGPDAETVHGLGNRKNLYFQERLQREGVEVYEPAVAMLRNACERGCRLAVVSSSRNCEAVVKAAGLDDLFDVRVDGVEMARLGIKGKPAPAVFLEAAKRLGVGPERAVVIEDAVAGVQAGRKGRFGLVVGVDRGGQAEALRQHGADVVVSDLGQIVFKGERVTTRAGSDTIPSALDRLADLARRSEGKRIAVFLDYDGTLTPIVARPDLAVLSDAMRATVADLAARCPVAVISGRDRANVAELVRLESVYYAGSHGFDISGPDGCRMQHEGGVAAAPALRAAEEQLRSQLAGVDGAAVEGKAFAIAVHYRLVDGRQVPLVAEVVNSVAAGYPGLRVTGGKKIFELRPRLKWDKGRAVLWLLRALKLDLADVVPIYIGDDETDEDAFEALAECGIGILVRDGPRETTARYALDDPEDVRRFLEGLRSVIERRGR; translated from the coding sequence ATGAGCGACGCGACCATTCCCGCCAAAGCCGTGATCGATCTCCGGCGATTCGATGCACTGCTGGTGGATCTCGACGGAGTGGTCACCAAGACCGCGGCGGTGCACGCGGCGGCGTGGAAGCAACTGTTTGACGAGTATCTTCGGCGGCGCGCCGAATCCGGGACCGAGGTGTTTGTGCCGTTCGACATCGAGGCCGACTACCGGCGGCTGGTGGATGGGAAGCCTCGCGCCGATGGCGTCCGGAGTTTTCTGGCCTCGCGCGCCATCAGTGTTCCCGACGGCTCGCCGGACGATGGGCCGGACGCCGAGACCGTGCACGGCCTCGGGAACCGAAAGAACCTCTACTTTCAGGAACGTCTCCAGCGCGAGGGCGTCGAGGTCTATGAGCCCGCGGTGGCGATGTTGCGCAACGCGTGCGAGCGGGGGTGTCGACTCGCGGTGGTCTCGTCCAGCCGCAATTGCGAGGCGGTGGTGAAGGCCGCCGGGCTCGACGATCTCTTTGATGTTCGAGTCGATGGGGTGGAGATGGCCCGACTCGGAATCAAGGGCAAACCCGCGCCGGCCGTGTTCCTCGAAGCCGCGAAACGGTTGGGTGTGGGGCCCGAGCGCGCGGTGGTGATCGAGGATGCGGTGGCGGGCGTTCAGGCCGGGCGTAAGGGACGGTTCGGACTGGTGGTGGGCGTTGATCGCGGCGGGCAGGCCGAGGCGCTCAGACAACACGGTGCGGACGTGGTCGTCTCGGATCTGGGTCAGATCGTCTTTAAGGGGGAGCGGGTGACGACGCGAGCAGGCAGCGACACGATTCCGTCCGCGCTGGACCGCCTGGCTGATCTGGCGCGGCGGAGCGAGGGCAAGCGAATCGCGGTATTTCTCGACTACGACGGGACGTTGACGCCGATCGTCGCGCGTCCCGATCTGGCCGTGCTGTCCGACGCGATGCGGGCCACGGTCGCCGATCTGGCTGCGCGCTGTCCGGTGGCCGTCATCAGCGGACGCGATCGGGCCAATGTTGCCGAACTTGTCAGGTTGGAATCCGTCTATTACGCCGGCAGCCACGGGTTCGATATTTCGGGTCCGGATGGCTGCCGCATGCAGCATGAAGGGGGCGTGGCCGCGGCGCCCGCGCTTCGAGCGGCCGAGGAACAGCTCCGCAGCCAGCTCGCCGGCGTGGACGGCGCGGCGGTCGAAGGCAAGGCGTTCGCCATCGCCGTGCACTATCGCCTGGTGGACGGGCGCCAGGTGCCGCTCGTGGCCGAAGTGGTCAACAGCGTGGCGGCCGGATATCCCGGGCTTCGCGTCACGGGCGGGAAGAAGATCTTCGAGTTGCGGCCGCGTCTCAAGTGGGACAAGGGCCGGGCCGTCCTGTGGCTCCTCCGGGCATTGAAGCTGGATCTTGCCGACGTGGTTCCGATCTACATCGGCGACGACGAGACCGATGAAGACGCGTTCGAGGCGCTGGCGGAGTGCGGCATCGGGATCCTGGTCCGCGACGGGCCGCGCGAGACCACGGCCCGGTACGCGCTGGATGATCCGGAGGACGTCCGGCGGTTCTTGGAGGGGCTGCGCTCGGTGATCGAGCGGAGGGGCCGGTGA
- a CDS encoding cation:proton antiporter, with the protein MAELGVPAVLGLVGMIILVGLAGEWIFKKTGVPNAIILIGLGVLLGPVLGVVSSESMTAAAPFFGTLALLIILFDGGLNLKILKVVREAPFALLYTTLVFCASAAAVAVVYQSVFGGDWTVAFLLGVILGGTTGAVVIPVVTQMKSISDETRILLSLESAFTDVFVVVAALIFVNLLVSPTSLETAIVPLILHAFVDALLLALVAGMLWARFMGMLQGQPLSYMLTLAAVLLLYSAAEALGANGAITILFFGLVLGNMEEVVARAHAHVRRIIGWNLEVANFAIDVFLRRLNEELSFLVRTFFYVLLGLIFNLASLTPLVAAGSLLLFLAVLGCRWGLTAGMSLLKRSWSPRDRRTIVAMLPRGLSAAVMAFVPAAQGVPNTEAFPLYALLMIGFSILHMTVSLYLQQRRDTARAEAPAPPSFEDAAQSPAPPQAPRWAVFTELDGALLDPTTFRFDESRPALDRLQKEGVPLVICSGKTRAEIEYLRREIGNRDPFIVESGGAVYIPEGYFPALPAPPAKRNGYDVLEYGVPYTRLREALRTIESAVDLKLTGFGDMTIEEIVRHTGLEQPGAERARQREYDEPFVLNGGVPVTPETLGQIRDAAAELGLTVVAGVRFLHLTGGTDKGRACRALIELFRKQCGSGFRTAAFGSTSTDIAMLKAVDRPFLVARSDGPPGKGLLRLERLTHLPGAGPSGWAEGINRLLNEASPTSATP; encoded by the coding sequence GTGGCTGAGTTGGGTGTCCCTGCGGTCTTGGGTCTCGTCGGCATGATCATTCTCGTCGGGCTCGCCGGCGAGTGGATCTTCAAGAAGACCGGCGTGCCCAACGCCATCATCCTCATCGGGTTGGGCGTTTTGCTCGGGCCGGTATTGGGCGTGGTCAGCTCCGAGTCGATGACCGCCGCGGCGCCGTTCTTCGGGACCCTGGCCCTGTTGATCATCCTGTTCGACGGCGGGCTGAATCTCAAGATCCTGAAGGTGGTTCGAGAAGCGCCGTTCGCGTTGCTCTACACCACGCTCGTGTTCTGCGCCAGCGCCGCGGCCGTCGCCGTCGTCTACCAGAGCGTGTTCGGGGGCGACTGGACGGTCGCTTTCCTCCTCGGGGTCATCCTCGGCGGAACCACCGGCGCGGTGGTGATTCCGGTGGTGACGCAGATGAAATCGATTTCGGACGAAACGCGCATCTTGTTGAGTCTGGAATCGGCCTTTACCGACGTGTTCGTGGTCGTCGCCGCGCTCATCTTCGTCAACTTGCTGGTCAGTCCCACGTCCCTGGAGACCGCGATAGTCCCCTTGATCCTCCACGCGTTCGTGGACGCGTTGCTGCTCGCCCTTGTCGCCGGGATGTTGTGGGCACGATTCATGGGCATGCTCCAGGGCCAGCCGCTGTCGTACATGCTCACGTTGGCCGCCGTGTTACTCCTGTACTCCGCCGCCGAGGCGTTGGGAGCGAACGGCGCGATCACGATCCTGTTCTTCGGCCTGGTGCTCGGCAACATGGAGGAAGTCGTCGCCCGAGCGCACGCGCACGTCCGACGGATTATCGGCTGGAATCTGGAGGTCGCGAATTTCGCGATCGACGTCTTTCTCCGGAGACTGAACGAAGAGCTTTCGTTCCTGGTCCGGACGTTCTTCTACGTCCTGCTCGGCCTGATTTTCAACCTCGCCAGCCTGACCCCGTTGGTCGCCGCCGGAAGCCTTCTCTTGTTCCTGGCGGTGCTGGGCTGTCGGTGGGGGCTCACCGCCGGTATGAGTCTGCTCAAACGAAGCTGGAGCCCACGCGATCGCCGAACCATCGTGGCCATGCTGCCGCGCGGGTTGTCCGCAGCGGTCATGGCGTTTGTCCCCGCCGCGCAGGGGGTCCCCAACACCGAGGCCTTTCCGCTCTACGCCCTCTTGATGATCGGGTTCTCGATCCTCCATATGACGGTTTCGCTGTATCTGCAGCAGCGCCGTGACACGGCGCGGGCCGAGGCACCGGCCCCTCCGTCGTTCGAGGACGCCGCGCAGTCGCCCGCCCCCCCGCAAGCCCCGCGCTGGGCGGTGTTCACGGAATTGGACGGCGCCCTGCTCGATCCCACGACGTTTCGCTTCGATGAATCCAGGCCGGCTCTGGACCGCCTGCAGAAGGAAGGCGTGCCCCTGGTGATTTGTTCCGGGAAAACGCGTGCCGAAATCGAGTACCTCCGGCGCGAAATCGGCAACCGAGATCCGTTCATCGTCGAAAGCGGGGGCGCGGTCTACATCCCGGAAGGCTATTTCCCGGCGCTGCCCGCTCCGCCGGCGAAACGGAACGGCTACGACGTCCTCGAATATGGCGTTCCCTATACGCGCCTGCGCGAGGCGCTCCGAACCATCGAGAGCGCGGTCGATCTGAAGCTGACCGGGTTCGGCGATATGACGATCGAGGAGATCGTGCGTCACACCGGACTCGAACAGCCCGGCGCCGAGCGGGCGCGGCAGCGCGAGTACGACGAGCCGTTCGTGTTAAACGGGGGCGTCCCGGTGACTCCCGAGACCCTGGGGCAGATCCGCGACGCCGCCGCGGAACTCGGGCTGACCGTCGTTGCCGGAGTGCGGTTTCTCCATTTGACCGGCGGGACTGACAAGGGACGCGCCTGCCGGGCCCTGATTGAGCTGTTCCGGAAACAGTGCGGTTCCGGCTTCCGGACGGCCGCGTTCGGCAGCACCTCGACGGACATCGCCATGCTGAAAGCCGTGGACCGACCGTTTCTGGTGGCTCGATCCGACGGCCCGCCGGGCAAAGGCCTCTTGCGGCTCGAACGGTTGACCCACCTGCCGGGCGCGGGACCCTCCGGGTGGGCGGAAGGCATCAACCGATTGCTGAATGAGGCGTCCCCAACGTCCGCAACGCCGTAA